From Staphylococcus sp. IVB6214:
TAGACTCGCAATGATCGCTTTGATTAAGTCTCCAGGAATAAATGTCAATGACAGTAACAATGCTTTATCAATTGGCATATGGATAATAAGCGCCATCACAATGCCACCTACTGCATCTAGTAAAACCACACCATATATCACAATGATAGCAAGTGTGCGTCCAAAGTTAAGTTTATCATAGTGACGATCACGTGCCCATCCGATCAAAAACGCAGAGATGATATACATACCAAGGTATCCAGCTGATGGTCCTAAAAATACACCGAAACCACCTCGTCCACCTGATAGTAAAGGAGCTCCTGCCATAACGAGTAATAAAAAGACAATAACACTTAACACCCCATATTTACGACCTAATATGATACCCGCCAAAAAGATACCTACGTTTTGTAATACAATGGGTACGGGTAAGAATGGCAACGGAATCGCTGGCACTAAACCCATTACGGCGATAATAGCTGTCATGAGCGCAGCATAGACTAAATGTTTTGTATTCAATAACTGTTCCTCCTGTATATAAGAAAAATCAGAATCCGTTTCTCTTTTTTGATTCTACGCTGTATTATATCACCCTTGTAAACCTCTAGTCTATAAAAGTTTACAATTTCGAAACTGCGCCAATCAGTGCTGCATTATTTTGCAATCGTGCCACACTAATTTCAGCATGACCATAGCCTTTTGGGAGATATTTTTCTACTTGTGGCACAATCAGTTGTAATAATCTGTCACCCTGTGCAGAAATCCCCCCACCGATAACGATCTCTTGTGGATCATACATTATTTGAATTTCTGCAATTCCACGTGCCACTTCTTCTGCCCATTCTTGTAATTCAAGATGTGCACACGTATCACCCCTATATGCTCTCTCAAACCACTCAGGAATTGGTAGATATGGATATCCCTTATCAGACAATTGTCGTTTCAATCCGTTTGTTGAAGCCCGTTGCTCATAGTTCGTACCCGTTTCAGGATCATAAAGTAAGTTACCAATTTGATTCGGTCGATGACGTGCACCTGTCATCAACCCAAATGCTTTATGATAGTAACTTCCACCAATGCCAGTTCCTAACGTTAAACAGAAAATACTTTCAACATCTTCTGTATGTACTGTGAGTTCACCAAGTAGCGCCGCATCTACATCATTAAAAACATGTAGTTCTTGTACGTATGGTGCCAGATGTTCTGAAAAGTCCGTACCGGTATAATCTATAATATTAGGATTTGCATACGCAATTTTACGTTGTTCTCGATTCACAGCACCCGCTGTTGAAATACCGACACGAATATCAGTCAAATGGTGTTGTTCTTTAAAGGCGCATAATTGTCTTTTAACTTCTTTCACAATCGCATCATCATAATTGACTGGTGTCCGTACTTTTTGATAATGAGAGAGCCCCCCATCTTGTGCGACTATTGCCGACTTAATATATGTTCCACCGATATCAAATGCGATGTTCGTCATAGTATTCTGCCCCTTTCATCAAGTGATCTGTTAGTAATACTTTAGCTTTATCGTAGTTTTGGCTCTTCAATGCTTCATATATTTGTTGATGTTCCTGCATACTATTTAAGTTTTGTGCTTCTGATGTTTCAATCGGTGTTCGATAAAAATAAGCATGTACAACAGCACTCATCTGCTTAAACAACTCTGAATCCACAGCCATCAATAGCTGCGCATGAAATGCACGA
This genomic window contains:
- a CDS encoding biotin transporter BioY, with the protein product MNTKHLVYAALMTAIIAVMGLVPAIPLPFLPVPIVLQNVGIFLAGIILGRKYGVLSVIVFLLLVMAGAPLLSGGRGGFGVFLGPSAGYLGMYIISAFLIGWARDRHYDKLNFGRTLAIIVIYGVVLLDAVGGIVMALIIHMPIDKALLLSLTFIPGDLIKAIIASLIAVALYHNPVTARIMKQLSA
- a CDS encoding ROK family protein, giving the protein MTNIAFDIGGTYIKSAIVAQDGGLSHYQKVRTPVNYDDAIVKEVKRQLCAFKEQHHLTDIRVGISTAGAVNREQRKIAYANPNIIDYTGTDFSEHLAPYVQELHVFNDVDAALLGELTVHTEDVESIFCLTLGTGIGGSYYHKAFGLMTGARHRPNQIGNLLYDPETGTNYEQRASTNGLKRQLSDKGYPYLPIPEWFERAYRGDTCAHLELQEWAEEVARGIAEIQIMYDPQEIVIGGGISAQGDRLLQLIVPQVEKYLPKGYGHAEISVARLQNNAALIGAVSKL